The following proteins are co-located in the Microbacterium sp. SORGH_AS_0888 genome:
- the prfA gene encoding peptide chain release factor 1: MFASVEALIDEHRAVQIELSDPAVHADAARAKRVNRRYAELSRIVKAHEDWLAATDDLAAARELAREDEAFAEEVPALEERVAEAQERLRRLLIPRDPDDARDVIMEIKAGEGGAESALFAADLLRMYLQYAASQGWKTELLERNESDLGGYKDVQVAIKGSSTDPAQGVWAHLKYEGGVHRVQRVPATESQGRIHTSTTGVLVFPEVDEPEEVHIDPNDLKIDVFRSSGPGGQSVNTTDSAVRITHLPTGIVVSMQNEKSQLQNREAGMRVLRARLLAKQQEEQDAAAADARRSQIRGMDRSERIRTYNFPENRIADHRTGYKAYNLDQVMDGALGPVIESLIAADEEERLAALAPES; encoded by the coding sequence ATGTTCGCCTCGGTCGAGGCGCTGATCGACGAGCACCGAGCGGTGCAGATCGAGCTCAGCGACCCGGCCGTCCACGCCGACGCCGCGCGTGCGAAGCGCGTGAACCGGCGCTACGCCGAGCTCTCGCGCATCGTCAAGGCGCATGAGGACTGGCTCGCTGCCACCGACGACCTGGCGGCCGCCCGTGAGCTCGCCCGTGAGGACGAGGCGTTCGCGGAGGAGGTCCCGGCGCTCGAGGAGCGCGTGGCGGAGGCGCAGGAGCGCCTGCGTCGCCTGCTCATCCCGCGCGATCCCGATGACGCGCGCGACGTGATCATGGAGATCAAGGCAGGCGAGGGCGGCGCCGAGTCGGCGCTGTTCGCCGCCGACCTGCTGCGGATGTATCTGCAGTACGCCGCCTCGCAGGGATGGAAGACGGAGCTCCTCGAGCGCAACGAGTCGGACCTCGGCGGCTACAAGGACGTCCAGGTCGCGATCAAGGGCTCGTCCACCGACCCCGCGCAGGGCGTCTGGGCGCATCTGAAGTACGAGGGCGGCGTGCACCGCGTGCAGCGTGTGCCCGCGACCGAGTCCCAGGGACGCATCCACACCTCGACGACGGGAGTGCTGGTCTTCCCCGAGGTCGACGAGCCCGAAGAGGTCCACATCGACCCGAACGACCTGAAGATCGACGTGTTCCGCTCCTCCGGCCCGGGCGGGCAGTCGGTCAACACCACCGACTCCGCCGTGCGCATCACGCACCTTCCCACGGGGATCGTCGTCTCGATGCAGAACGAGAAGAGCCAGCTGCAGAACCGCGAGGCGGGCATGCGCGTGCTCCGCGCGCGGCTGCTGGCGAAGCAGCAGGAGGAGCAGGACGCGGCGGCCGCCGACGCCCGCCGCTCGCAGATCCGTGGCATGGATCGCTCGGAGCGCATCCGCACCTACAACTTCCCCGAGAACCGCATCGCCGATCACCGCACGGGCTACAAGGCGTACAACCTGGACCAGGTCATGGACGGCGCGCTCGGCCCCGTCATCGAGTCCCTGATCGCTGCGGACGAGGAAGAGCGTCTCGCGGCCCTGGCGCCGGAGTCCTGA
- the rho gene encoding transcription termination factor Rho has product MESISEIQTTDSAADEIVEPTETTAVSSTDAEAAPAAAAEPAAAAPDEPAAAEPAAAEEPAAAAEQEPVVEKPVKAPRKRAPRRAKSTDVPAEPAPAPAAEETPVAPAPAAEETAAAEETAAAEETAAAEETAPAETPAAETARAEVVGEASPVETGESAAAQPEAATETPVAETPVAETPENGDQGEGSSRSRSRSRSRNRKRGGTQADAQGNGQPAAASQPAPAAESGDDEQQGGRNGNRQRNKRRGAADEFEPEIGEDDVLIPIAGILDVLDNYAFVRTTGYLAGPSDVYVSLGQVKKYNLRKGDAVVGAIKQPREGEQQGRQKYNALVKVDAINGLSVEDAASRVEFGKLTPLYPQERLRLETAPEKLTQRIIDLVAPVGKGQRGLIVAPPKAGKTIVLQQIANAIALNNPEVHLMVVLVDERPEEVTDMQRTVKGEVIASTFDRPAEDHTTVAELAIERAKRLVELGRDVVVLLDSITRLGRAYNVSAPTSGRVLSGGVDASALYPPKRFFGAARNIENGGSLTILATALVETGSKMDDVIFEEFKGTGNSELRLSRQLADKRIFPAVDVNASSTRREEMLLSPDEVKITWKLRRALAGLDTQQALEVVLGKLKETQSNVEFLVQMQKSIPAPAGGHSHGHENDIR; this is encoded by the coding sequence GTGGAGTCCATCTCCGAGATCCAGACCACCGATTCGGCTGCCGACGAGATCGTCGAGCCGACCGAGACCACCGCCGTTTCGTCCACGGACGCCGAGGCGGCTCCCGCCGCCGCGGCGGAGCCTGCGGCCGCTGCGCCGGACGAGCCGGCCGCCGCGGAGCCCGCGGCTGCCGAGGAGCCCGCGGCCGCCGCCGAGCAGGAGCCCGTGGTCGAGAAGCCCGTCAAGGCACCGCGCAAGCGTGCCCCGCGTCGCGCGAAGAGCACGGATGTTCCGGCCGAGCCGGCCCCGGCGCCCGCCGCTGAGGAGACCCCCGTCGCCCCGGCCCCGGCTGCCGAGGAGACCGCGGCTGCCGAGGAGACCGCGGCTGCCGAGGAGACCGCGGCTGCCGAGGAGACCGCGCCCGCGGAGACGCCGGCCGCCGAGACGGCGCGCGCGGAGGTCGTCGGCGAGGCGAGCCCCGTCGAGACGGGCGAGAGTGCGGCCGCACAGCCCGAGGCCGCGACCGAGACCCCTGTCGCCGAGACCCCCGTCGCCGAGACTCCGGAGAACGGCGATCAGGGCGAAGGCAGCAGCCGCAGCCGCAGCCGCAGCCGTTCGCGCAACCGCAAGCGCGGTGGCACGCAGGCCGATGCCCAGGGCAACGGTCAGCCGGCCGCGGCGAGCCAGCCCGCCCCCGCCGCCGAGTCCGGCGACGACGAGCAGCAGGGTGGCCGCAACGGCAACCGCCAGCGCAACAAGCGCCGCGGCGCCGCCGACGAGTTCGAGCCGGAGATCGGCGAGGACGACGTGCTCATCCCGATCGCCGGCATCCTCGACGTCCTGGACAACTACGCCTTCGTGCGCACGACGGGCTACCTCGCGGGTCCGAGCGACGTCTACGTCTCGCTCGGCCAGGTGAAGAAGTACAACCTCCGCAAGGGCGACGCCGTCGTCGGGGCGATCAAGCAGCCCCGCGAGGGCGAGCAGCAGGGGCGTCAGAAGTACAACGCCCTCGTCAAGGTCGACGCGATCAACGGCCTGTCGGTGGAGGACGCCGCCTCCCGCGTCGAGTTCGGCAAGCTCACCCCGCTCTACCCGCAGGAGCGGCTGCGTCTGGAGACGGCGCCGGAGAAGCTGACCCAGCGCATCATCGATCTCGTCGCCCCGGTCGGAAAGGGCCAGCGCGGCCTCATCGTCGCCCCGCCGAAGGCCGGCAAGACCATCGTGCTGCAGCAGATCGCGAACGCGATCGCCCTGAACAACCCCGAGGTGCACCTCATGGTCGTTCTCGTCGACGAGCGGCCCGAGGAAGTGACCGACATGCAGCGCACGGTCAAGGGCGAGGTCATCGCGTCCACCTTCGACCGTCCGGCTGAGGACCACACCACGGTCGCGGAGCTCGCGATCGAGCGCGCGAAGCGTCTGGTCGAGCTCGGCCGCGACGTCGTCGTGCTGCTCGACTCGATCACGCGTCTCGGACGCGCCTACAACGTGTCCGCGCCCACGAGCGGCCGTGTGCTGTCGGGCGGCGTCGACGCCTCGGCCCTCTACCCGCCCAAGCGGTTCTTCGGCGCGGCGCGCAACATCGAGAACGGCGGATCGCTCACGATCCTCGCGACCGCCCTCGTCGAGACCGGCTCCAAGATGGACGACGTGATCTTCGAGGAGTTCAAGGGCACGGGCAACAGCGAGCTGCGGCTGTCGCGTCAGCTCGCCGACAAGCGCATCTTCCCGGCCGTCGACGTGAACGCCTCGTCGACGCGTCGCGAGGAGATGCTCCTCTCGCCCGACGAGGTCAAGATCACCTGGAAGCTGCGTCGTGCCCTCGCGGGCCTCGACACGCAGCAGGCCCTCGAGGTCGTGCTCGGAAAGCTCAAGGAGACGCAGTCGAACGTCGAGTTCCTCGTGCAGATGCAGAAGTCGATCCCGGCACCCGCCGGCGGTCACTCGCACGGACACGAGAACGACATCCGCTGA